A DNA window from Pseudomonas wuhanensis contains the following coding sequences:
- a CDS encoding VCBS domain-containing protein: protein MATTTTTSGGTVTSLSNTPQAQDDIFTTGVIGTSSAAITEDLLGVVYLDVMSNDLGGSAKTLWSLDDATSLSTATKVYAPADLLVQDTGRIEATSTDTSFNGAKIWITSDGKVGYDAATLSTAFKAQLQALAGGASLTDSFTYAIRLGNGTLSWATAQVQFAGANDSVTMSLGAQAGTVTEDATATPSLTDSLSATGTIAFSDVDLSDTHTASFVAAGGNTTALGNFALASVTEAANAANGTVDWTYTLNNAAAQTLAQGQTATETYVVTINDGHGSSTTQNVTITITGTNDQVQITSGVQAGDAGEDSGDYAASGSITFTDVDLIDTHSVTVTPGASGYLGSFTTDPLSDSTGTGSGSLGWNFAVNNAALQFLGEGQSVTQTYNVAIGDGAVQTVTITITGTNDQVQITSGVQAGDAGEDSSDYAASGSITFTDADLIDTHSVSVTPGASGYLGNFTTDPLSDSTGTGSGSLGWNFAVNNAALQFLGEGQSVTQTYNMAIGDGAVQTVTITITGTNDQVQITSGVQAGDAGEDSGDYAASGSITFTDADLIDTHSVTVTPGTSGYLGNFTTDPLSDSTGTGSGSLGWNFAVDNAALQFLGEGQSVTQTYNVAIGDGAVQTVTITITGTNDQVQITSGVQAGDAKEDSGDYAASGSITFTDVDLIDTHSVTVTPGASGYLGSFTTDPLSDSTDTGSGSLGWNFAVNNAALQFLGEGQSVTQTYNVAIGDGAVQTVTITITGTNDQPTLTITDTTGAMNEGNGTATLSDSGALSFADLDSTDTVTVSQTANGDIAWSGGVLNATMASALVAGFSVDQNSWDYSSNQNLDFLGAGETITFSYAVVATDDSGAANAASATQTVTITITGTNDAPVLSFATGNDAGAVQEDTTLSVSGQFSSADIDHAATATWTIAGSNTGTYGSIAVDSTGQWTYTLANGTDGVASAVQSLKVGESHDEVFSVQVSDGLGGVDTQLVTVTVSGTNDAPVLSFATGNDAGAVQEDTTLSVSGQFSSADIDHAATATWSIAGSNAGTYGSIAVDNTGKWTYTLANGTDGVASAVQSLGAGESHDEVFSVQVSDGFGGVDTQLVTVTVTGTNDAAVLSSANVTLTETDAPLTTGGSLTVSDIDSPESFQAQTNTAGGYGQFSIGTNGAWSYVADSAHNEFAAGTTYTDTFAVSSADGTLTSVTVHILGSNDAAVLSADIVNLTENDAPLTTNGSLTISDVDSAATFVAQSNTAGSYGQFSLGTDGAWSYVADSAHNEFVAGTTYTDTFAVSSADGTLTSVTVHILGSNDAAVLSSASVTLTETNAPLTTGGSLTISDVDSPETFQAQSGTAGVNGTFAIDVAGNWSYTANSAFDTLNVGDSLTDTFTVLSTDGTATAVTVTINGSNDSPTITSNGGGVTASVSVAENSTVVTTVAASDADLPAQPLSYSIVGGADAAKFSIVSGTGALTFVSAPNFESPTDSGTNNVYDVIVRASDGTLFDDQAIAVSVTGVNDNNPVITSNGGGATASVSVAENTTAVTTVMAIDADLPAQTLSYSILNTAGTDFSKFSISSSGVLTFNSAPNYENAQDVGGADGDNAYVVDVLVSDGNGGTDTQTITVNVQNVVDTPVDTVAPTVTVTGTALGNSIGSVSTVTFQFSEAVSGFNLSDVTVSASGATPRGTWSNFTQVDGDTYTATLTRTLGGSVKVDVTANSYTDLAGNAGAAGSSANLPAGVAGEPINLALNTPSADISGPITVSISGVPSGWIFNAGTDNGDGTWTVQTSDPGALTVTTPSDFAGALVLDVNMYWSNSDGSDGSAYVFNNIEVYAPGSPIFALSADDNLTGSSGADTFVFAQPIGNNQIYSFDATADKIDLIGFTGITSFADLSITNDENGNALVSISSGQSVTLKGVDAADLSESNFQFDVDPVMTNTGTLTIADGAIMPFGGSIHNSGTLELGSTGSETNLEILFRGATLTGGGQVLLSDSAQNVIFGGSADTVLTNVDNRISGAGQLGAGQMVLVNAGLILASGLNSLVLDTGTHTITNSGVLESTGEGGMTVASAVDNSGHLWANGGDMRLLADVMGNGSATIDGDATLTFSGAAHGSVAFHGEGAGTLVIAQAEAAGSLVGILGLESDDMLTFGDLAFGANTQLRYSANASGTGGLLTVDDGMHRAAVNLLGHYTVEDFQATDGGETGTQVSYNGASSGTLVGSMAADVLSGGDGNDILAGRGGEDTLSGGAGADMFAYLNEAEGGDTILDYNFAEGDALDLSALLSANFVSGISQASDFVQLAQSGSDITVKVDADGAANGTNFADVAVLANTGTSGTDLVRTWFGEGDHTLTA from the coding sequence ATGGCTACCACCACAACGACCAGCGGCGGCACCGTTACTTCGCTTTCCAATACACCGCAGGCTCAGGACGACATTTTCACTACAGGTGTCATTGGCACGAGCAGCGCGGCCATCACTGAAGACCTGCTGGGAGTCGTGTACCTGGACGTCATGTCCAATGACCTCGGCGGTAGCGCAAAGACACTGTGGTCACTCGATGACGCGACCAGTCTTTCTACGGCCACCAAGGTTTATGCTCCGGCCGATCTGCTGGTCCAGGACACGGGCAGAATTGAGGCGACGAGTACCGACACCAGTTTCAACGGGGCAAAGATCTGGATTACCTCGGATGGAAAAGTCGGCTACGACGCCGCTACGTTGTCGACCGCTTTCAAGGCGCAACTCCAGGCGCTTGCTGGCGGAGCGTCCCTGACGGACAGCTTTACGTATGCGATTCGCCTCGGCAATGGCACCCTCAGCTGGGCCACTGCGCAGGTGCAATTCGCAGGTGCGAATGACAGTGTGACGATGAGCCTTGGCGCACAGGCCGGCACGGTAACCGAAGATGCGACCGCGACCCCGAGCCTGACCGATTCGCTGAGCGCGACAGGCACGATTGCGTTTAGCGATGTCGATCTGAGTGACACGCATACCGCCTCATTCGTGGCGGCGGGAGGCAATACCACAGCGCTGGGCAACTTCGCCCTCGCCTCTGTGACTGAAGCGGCCAACGCGGCTAACGGCACCGTTGACTGGACTTACACCCTGAACAATGCGGCAGCCCAGACCCTGGCCCAGGGTCAGACTGCTACCGAAACCTATGTGGTCACCATCAATGATGGGCATGGCTCATCGACCACGCAGAACGTGACGATCACCATCACCGGCACCAACGACCAGGTGCAGATCACCAGCGGCGTGCAGGCCGGCGATGCAGGGGAAGACAGCGGCGACTACGCAGCCAGCGGCAGCATCACCTTCACCGACGTCGACCTGATCGACACTCACAGCGTCACTGTCACGCCGGGCGCTTCTGGCTATTTGGGCAGCTTCACCACCGATCCATTGAGCGACAGCACCGGCACGGGCAGCGGTTCGCTGGGGTGGAACTTCGCGGTGAACAACGCCGCGCTGCAGTTCCTCGGTGAGGGCCAAAGTGTCACTCAAACCTATAACGTGGCGATCGGTGACGGCGCGGTGCAGACTGTGACCATCACGATTACCGGCACCAATGACCAAGTGCAAATCACCAGCGGCGTGCAGGCCGGCGATGCCGGGGAAGACAGCAGCGATTACGCGGCCAGCGGTAGCATCACCTTCACCGACGCCGACCTGATCGACACCCATAGCGTCAGCGTCACGCCGGGTGCATCCGGCTATTTGGGCAACTTCACCACCGATCCACTGAGCGACAGCACCGGCACGGGCAGTGGTTCGCTGGGGTGGAACTTCGCGGTGAACAACGCCGCCCTGCAGTTCCTCGGCGAAGGCCAGAGCGTCACCCAAACCTATAACATGGCGATCGGTGACGGCGCGGTGCAGACCGTGACCATCACGATTACCGGCACCAATGACCAGGTGCAAATCACCAGCGGCGTGCAGGCCGGCGATGCCGGGGAAGACAGCGGCGACTACGCAGCCAGCGGCAGCATCACCTTCACCGACGCCGACCTGATCGATACTCACAGCGTCACTGTCACGCCGGGCACTTCTGGCTATTTGGGCAACTTCACCACCGATCCATTGAGCGACAGCACCGGCACGGGCAGCGGCTCGCTGGGGTGGAACTTCGCGGTGGACAATGCCGCGCTGCAGTTTCTCGGTGAAGGCCAGAGCGTCACTCAAACCTATAACGTGGCGATCGGTGACGGCGCGGTGCAGACCGTGACCATCACGATTACCGGCACCAATGACCAGGTGCAAATCACCAGCGGCGTGCAGGCCGGCGATGCCAAGGAAGACAGCGGCGACTACGCGGCCAGCGGCAGCATCACCTTCACCGATGTCGATCTGATCGACACTCACAGCGTCACTGTCACGCCGGGCGCTTCTGGCTATTTGGGCAGCTTCACCACCGATCCATTGAGCGACAGCACCGACACGGGCAGTGGTTCGCTGGGGTGGAACTTCGCGGTGAACAACGCCGCCCTGCAGTTCCTCGGCGAAGGCCAGAGCGTCACCCAAACCTATAACGTGGCGATTGGCGACGGCGCGGTACAGACCGTGACTATCACAATTACCGGCACCAACGACCAGCCGACGCTGACGATTACCGACACCACCGGCGCGATGAACGAAGGCAACGGCACGGCCACCCTGAGCGACAGCGGCGCCCTGAGCTTTGCCGATCTGGACAGTACCGACACGGTGACCGTGTCGCAGACCGCCAACGGCGACATCGCCTGGAGCGGCGGCGTGCTCAATGCGACCATGGCCTCAGCACTGGTGGCCGGTTTCTCGGTCGACCAGAACAGCTGGGACTACAGCAGCAATCAGAACCTCGACTTCCTCGGTGCAGGTGAAACCATCACCTTCTCGTACGCGGTGGTCGCGACCGACGATAGCGGCGCGGCTAACGCTGCCTCGGCGACGCAGACTGTCACCATCACTATCACCGGCACTAACGACGCGCCCGTGCTCAGCTTCGCAACGGGCAATGATGCCGGCGCGGTGCAGGAAGACACCACGCTCAGCGTCAGCGGCCAGTTCAGTTCGGCTGACATTGATCACGCTGCCACGGCCACCTGGACCATTGCCGGGTCGAATACCGGCACCTATGGTTCGATCGCGGTGGATAGCACCGGCCAGTGGACTTACACCCTGGCCAATGGCACCGATGGCGTCGCCAGTGCGGTGCAGTCGCTGAAGGTTGGCGAAAGTCATGATGAAGTGTTCAGCGTGCAGGTCAGCGATGGCCTCGGCGGCGTCGACACTCAGTTGGTGACCGTCACCGTCAGTGGTACTAACGACGCACCCGTGCTCAGCTTCGCAACGGGCAATGATGCCGGTGCAGTGCAGGAAGACACCACGCTCAGCGTCAGCGGCCAGTTCAGTTCGGCCGATATCGATCATGCTGCCACGGCCACCTGGAGCATCGCCGGGTCGAATGCCGGCACTTACGGCTCAATCGCAGTCGACAACACCGGAAAATGGACTTACACCTTGGCCAATGGGACCGATGGCGTCGCCAGTGCGGTGCAGTCGCTGGGGGCTGGCGAAAGTCACGATGAAGTGTTCAGCGTGCAGGTCAGCGATGGCTTCGGCGGCGTCGACACCCAGCTGGTGACCGTCACCGTCACCGGCACTAACGACGCGGCCGTGTTGTCCTCGGCCAACGTCACGCTGACCGAAACCGATGCCCCGCTGACCACCGGCGGCAGCCTGACTGTCAGCGATATCGACAGCCCGGAAAGCTTCCAGGCGCAAACCAACACCGCCGGCGGCTACGGCCAGTTCTCCATTGGCACCAATGGTGCCTGGAGCTATGTCGCCGACTCCGCCCACAACGAGTTCGCCGCTGGCACCACCTACACCGATACCTTCGCGGTGAGCAGTGCCGATGGCACCCTCACCTCGGTCACTGTGCATATCCTCGGGAGCAACGATGCTGCGGTATTGTCCGCCGACATCGTCAACCTGACCGAAAACGATGCCCCGCTGACCACCAACGGCAGCCTGACCATCAGCGATGTCGACAGCGCCGCGACCTTCGTCGCCCAGTCCAACACCGCCGGCAGCTACGGCCAGTTTTCCCTCGGCACCGACGGTGCCTGGAGCTATGTCGCCGATAGCGCCCACAACGAGTTCGTTGCCGGCACCACCTACACCGATACCTTCGCGGTGAGCAGTGCCGACGGCACCCTCACTTCGGTCACCGTGCATATCCTCGGCAGCAACGATGCCGCGGTGTTGTCCTCGGCCAGCGTCACGCTGACCGAAACCAATGCCCCGCTGACCACCGGCGGCAGCCTGACCATCAGCGACGTCGACAGCCCGGAAACCTTCCAGGCCCAATCCGGTACCGCCGGCGTCAACGGAACCTTCGCCATCGATGTCGCAGGTAATTGGAGCTATACCGCCAACTCGGCCTTCGACACACTCAATGTCGGCGACAGCCTGACCGACACCTTCACGGTACTCAGTACCGACGGTACCGCGACTGCGGTGACGGTGACCATCAACGGCAGCAACGACTCGCCGACGATCACCTCCAACGGTGGAGGTGTGACGGCTTCGGTCAGCGTGGCGGAGAACAGCACGGTGGTCACGACAGTGGCGGCGAGCGATGCCGATCTTCCGGCGCAACCCCTGAGCTACAGCATCGTCGGCGGAGCGGATGCCGCGAAGTTCTCGATCGTTTCGGGCACAGGCGCACTGACCTTTGTCTCTGCACCTAACTTTGAGTCCCCAACTGATTCGGGAACGAACAACGTCTATGACGTGATCGTGCGGGCATCGGACGGCACGCTGTTTGACGACCAGGCGATCGCGGTGAGCGTGACGGGCGTCAACGACAACAACCCGGTGATCACCTCCAATGGTGGAGGTGCGACGGCTTCGGTCAGCGTGGCAGAGAACACCACGGCGGTCACGACAGTGATGGCTATCGATGCTGATCTTCCGGCGCAAACCCTGAGCTACTCGATCCTGAACACGGCCGGAACGGACTTCAGCAAGTTCTCGATCAGTTCGAGCGGGGTGCTGACGTTCAATTCGGCGCCGAATTACGAGAATGCCCAGGATGTCGGTGGTGCTGACGGTGACAATGCCTATGTTGTGGACGTTCTGGTGTCCGACGGCAATGGCGGAACCGACACCCAGACAATTACGGTAAACGTGCAGAACGTAGTTGATACTCCAGTTGATACCGTGGCACCTACAGTGACAGTGACGGGGACGGCCTTAGGGAATTCAATCGGCTCAGTGTCGACAGTCACATTCCAGTTCAGTGAGGCAGTGAGCGGTTTCAACCTTTCGGACGTTACGGTGAGTGCATCAGGGGCAACGCCCCGGGGAACCTGGAGTAATTTCACGCAGGTAGACGGCGATACCTACACGGCGACACTGACTAGAACGCTGGGCGGTAGCGTGAAAGTCGACGTTACCGCGAACAGCTACACCGACCTGGCGGGTAATGCTGGTGCTGCCGGGAGCAGTGCAAACCTTCCGGCAGGCGTTGCCGGCGAACCCATCAATCTAGCCCTCAATACTCCATCGGCCGATATCAGCGGCCCGATAACCGTGTCAATCAGCGGTGTTCCCTCGGGATGGATATTCAATGCGGGAACCGACAACGGCGACGGCACCTGGACCGTGCAGACCAGCGATCCTGGCGCATTGACGGTGACAACCCCAAGCGACTTCGCGGGAGCGTTGGTGCTTGATGTCAATATGTACTGGAGCAATAGTGACGGCAGCGACGGCAGCGCCTATGTGTTCAACAACATCGAAGTCTATGCCCCCGGCTCGCCGATCTTCGCCTTGTCCGCTGACGACAACCTGACCGGCTCGTCCGGTGCCGACACTTTCGTCTTCGCCCAGCCGATCGGCAACAATCAGATCTACAGTTTCGATGCCACGGCGGACAAGATCGACTTGATCGGCTTCACGGGCATCACCAGCTTTGCTGATCTGAGTATCACTAACGACGAAAACGGCAATGCGCTGGTCAGCATAAGCTCCGGCCAGTCGGTCACCCTGAAAGGTGTCGACGCGGCGGACTTAAGCGAATCGAACTTCCAGTTCGATGTGGACCCGGTCATGACCAATACCGGCACCCTCACCATTGCCGACGGCGCGATCATGCCGTTCGGTGGCAGCATTCATAACAGCGGCACCCTCGAACTCGGTTCCACCGGCAGCGAGACCAATCTTGAGATTCTGTTCCGCGGCGCGACATTGACCGGTGGCGGCCAGGTACTGCTATCCGACAGCGCACAAAACGTGATTTTCGGCGGCAGCGCCGACACCGTGCTGACCAACGTCGACAACCGCATTTCCGGCGCCGGCCAGTTGGGCGCCGGGCAGATGGTATTGGTCAATGCGGGGCTGATCCTGGCCAGCGGACTGAACAGCCTTGTGCTCGACACTGGCACCCACACCATCACCAACAGCGGGGTACTGGAATCTACGGGTGAAGGCGGCATGACAGTGGCCAGTGCGGTCGACAACTCAGGCCACTTGTGGGCCAACGGCGGCGACATGCGCCTGCTGGCCGACGTGATGGGCAACGGCAGCGCCACTATCGACGGCGACGCGACCCTGACCTTTTCCGGCGCCGCACACGGGTCCGTCGCCTTCCACGGCGAAGGCGCGGGCACGCTGGTGATCGCACAGGCCGAAGCGGCGGGTTCCTTGGTCGGCATCCTCGGTCTGGAGAGCGATGACATGCTGACCTTCGGCGATCTCGCCTTCGGCGCCAACACCCAGCTCAGATATAGCGCCAACGCCTCGGGCACCGGCGGCCTGCTGACGGTGGACGACGGCATGCACCGGGCCGCGGTGAACTTGCTGGGGCACTACACAGTGGAGGACTTCCAGGCCACCGACGGCGGCGAGACCGGCACCCAAGTCAGTTACAACGGCGCATCCAGCGGCACACTGGTGGGCAGCATGGCGGCGGACGTACTCAGTGGTGGCGACGGTAACGACATCCTGGCGGGTCGTGGCGGGGAGGACACGCTCAGCGGTGGCGCGGGAGCCGATATGTTCGCCTATCTCAACGAGGCTGAAGGCGGGGACACTATCCTCGACTACAACTTCGCCGAAGGTGACGCACTCGACCTCTCCGCACTGCTCAGCGCCAACTTCGTTAGCGGTATCAGCCAGGCGTCCGACTTCGTTCAACTGGCGCAGTCCGGCAGCGACATCACCGTGAAGGTGGATGCCGATGGTGCCGCCAATGGTACGAACTTCGCCGATGTGGCGGTGCTTGCCAACACGGGCACGAGCGGTACCGATCTGGTGCGCACCTGGTTTGGGGAGGGTGACCATACGCTGACGGCTTGA
- a CDS encoding site-specific integrase encodes MKTKITQKLINGLHSEPKAYRVHDTVQPGLFIRVLPSGHKSYMVTWGRNKNATLGRVGVVTLDQARTEAAQYLADAHAHGEPLAVAQGRKGAALPSLRQFIDDTYMPWFKTHHKGHEKTLHTLDNNFEAIMSQRLDAITGRDLDQIRTGWMQSGNKPSTVNRKMGSISGLFSRAVEWEYISAHPMNKLKALKVDSMGLVRYLDADETKRLREALDARQDEARAERENANKWRADRGKEQMQSLLQLPFTDHLKPMVLVSLNTGMRRGELFDLKWSAVNFHTKTITANGATTKTSDTRHIPMNKETFGVLEDWKKQAAKSRYVFPSQAGGRLEDVKSAWLNLLERAKIEGFRWHDMRHDFATRLVMAGVPLNTVRDLLGHADIKMTLRYAHLAPGTKAAAVELI; translated from the coding sequence TTGAAAACGAAGATCACTCAAAAGCTCATCAACGGCCTACACTCGGAGCCTAAAGCCTACCGCGTGCATGACACTGTACAGCCCGGCCTATTCATTCGCGTGCTGCCGAGCGGGCATAAATCGTACATGGTCACCTGGGGTCGCAACAAGAATGCCACCCTTGGCCGCGTTGGGGTTGTGACTCTCGATCAAGCGCGCACCGAGGCCGCCCAGTACCTGGCCGATGCGCACGCCCACGGGGAGCCACTGGCCGTCGCCCAAGGGCGGAAAGGTGCCGCCCTGCCCTCCTTGCGCCAGTTCATCGACGACACCTATATGCCCTGGTTCAAGACGCACCACAAAGGGCATGAGAAAACCCTGCACACGCTCGACAACAACTTCGAGGCGATCATGTCTCAGCGTCTCGACGCGATCACCGGCCGCGACCTGGACCAGATCCGCACAGGATGGATGCAGTCAGGCAACAAGCCATCGACGGTAAACCGCAAAATGGGCTCGATCAGCGGCCTATTCAGTAGAGCCGTTGAATGGGAGTACATCAGCGCCCATCCGATGAACAAGCTCAAAGCCCTCAAGGTCGACTCCATGGGGTTGGTCCGCTATCTGGATGCCGACGAGACCAAGCGCCTGCGCGAAGCTCTGGATGCGCGCCAAGACGAAGCGCGGGCCGAACGCGAAAATGCAAACAAGTGGCGAGCAGACCGCGGCAAAGAGCAGATGCAAAGTTTGCTGCAACTGCCCTTCACTGACCACCTGAAGCCCATGGTGCTTGTGTCGCTGAATACCGGCATGAGGCGTGGCGAACTGTTCGACCTGAAATGGTCAGCTGTGAACTTCCATACGAAGACGATCACCGCCAACGGCGCCACCACCAAAACGAGCGACACGCGGCATATCCCAATGAACAAGGAAACGTTCGGCGTGCTGGAAGATTGGAAAAAGCAGGCTGCGAAGTCTCGGTACGTTTTTCCGAGCCAGGCCGGCGGCCGCCTGGAAGATGTGAAGAGCGCGTGGCTTAACCTACTTGAGCGAGCCAAGATTGAAGGCTTCCGCTGGCACGATATGCGTCACGACTTCGCGACACGCCTTGTTATGGCGGGCGTACCGCTCAATACGGTACGGGATCTGCTAGGGCACGCCGATATTAAAATGACGCTTAGGTATGCCCACTTAGCGCCGGGTACCAAGGCGGCAGCGGTGGAGCTCATCTAG
- a CDS encoding helix-turn-helix domain-containing protein, whose protein sequence is MEQTPQQMAPLSVSVEESARILGISRSATYELIAQGEIKTFKIGRRRLALASELKVFIERAAKAGAR, encoded by the coding sequence ATGGAACAAACCCCACAACAAATGGCTCCGCTGTCGGTGAGCGTCGAAGAATCTGCCCGCATTTTGGGCATTTCGCGCTCTGCTACTTACGAGCTCATCGCCCAAGGCGAAATCAAGACTTTCAAAATTGGTCGTCGGCGCCTGGCACTGGCGTCCGAACTGAAGGTGTTCATTGAACGTGCAGCTAAGGCCGGCGCACGGTGA
- a CDS encoding helix-turn-helix domain-containing protein: MTRHSSTEQDRKMMEALRNGPVSTIEAAKDLDIVQPPNTIRRLRKKGHEIRTYWTHQSTEPGRPPHRVAKYILMREAS, translated from the coding sequence ATGACACGCCATTCTTCAACTGAGCAAGACCGCAAGATGATGGAGGCGCTGCGAAACGGTCCAGTTTCGACCATCGAAGCGGCAAAAGATCTGGATATCGTCCAGCCACCAAACACCATTCGCCGCCTCAGGAAAAAGGGACATGAAATCCGCACCTACTGGACGCATCAGTCCACTGAGCCGGGCCGCCCACCGCATCGCGTTGCAAAGTACATCTTGATGCGCGAAGCGTCGTAA
- a CDS encoding DUF6953 family protein gives MLAKIERDSCVYQDDVVDFLVKSGREDLLIENADGNQVLGKALLAAFRKLTPDNVVWVKPDRYWRFRVAEDEPGRDARG, from the coding sequence ATGCTAGCTAAGATCGAACGAGATTCGTGCGTCTATCAAGACGACGTTGTGGACTTCCTTGTCAAATCAGGCCGGGAGGATCTGTTGATCGAAAATGCAGACGGCAACCAAGTACTCGGGAAGGCTTTATTAGCCGCTTTCCGGAAGCTCACTCCCGATAACGTTGTCTGGGTGAAACCAGATCGCTACTGGCGTTTCAGGGTCGCAGAAGACGAGCCAGGTCGTGACGCTCGGGGCTAA
- a CDS encoding DUF4145 domain-containing protein — protein sequence MTKLFEKRFSELESQLLALEATKTMKHSEMMGSFPSIDANSLLSWGVKAKSLLSNVCGEKSHHMMTFIEAEKPRSYSNNFETLQRVKAVFLAAKEDYEGGYLNTVRNLVQAEVFGSELEQAGELLTAGYASAAAVIAGVVLETTIRNLCTDNGIDHGKLDKMNADLAKANVYNSIQQKRITAIAGIRNAAAHGDVEKFNPGDVKGMIDDVERFLATTLQ from the coding sequence ATGACGAAGCTGTTCGAAAAGCGGTTCTCTGAGCTTGAATCTCAGCTATTGGCACTTGAAGCCACCAAGACGATGAAACACAGCGAAATGATGGGGTCATTCCCTTCCATCGATGCGAATTCATTGCTTAGTTGGGGGGTAAAGGCAAAATCCCTCCTATCCAACGTTTGCGGCGAAAAGTCGCACCACATGATGACGTTTATAGAGGCAGAGAAGCCGCGCTCATACTCGAATAATTTCGAAACGCTTCAGCGCGTTAAAGCCGTCTTCCTCGCTGCCAAAGAAGATTATGAAGGTGGCTACCTCAACACCGTACGCAATTTAGTTCAGGCGGAAGTATTCGGAAGCGAGCTTGAACAAGCCGGCGAGCTACTGACCGCAGGATATGCTTCCGCAGCCGCAGTGATTGCCGGAGTGGTACTGGAAACCACCATCCGCAACCTTTGCACCGATAATGGTATCGATCATGGGAAGCTCGACAAGATGAACGCCGACCTGGCGAAAGCGAACGTTTACAACTCAATCCAGCAAAAACGCATCACCGCGATAGCAGGCATCCGCAATGCCGCAGCTCATGGCGATGTCGAGAAGTTCAACCCTGGAGATGTAAAGGGGATGATCGATGACGTTGAGCGCTTCCTCGCTACGACCCTGCAGTGA
- a CDS encoding toxin-antitoxin system HicB family antitoxin, whose amino-acid sequence MINASSYSIEIRRGNFEGEECFQARVKEIPYLEEYADTHEEAYALVIDSIEQTALEMEASGKTMPPPISTVEDYSGRMTLRLPKTLHRYLTHVAESEDVSLNSLVVSVLSDFHGFDVGQDAGSRGYYQSVAMSYAVSNAHIERKTVRQSALRVVGGKSYSPAEAA is encoded by the coding sequence ATGATTAATGCAAGCAGCTACTCCATCGAAATTCGTAGAGGGAATTTTGAAGGCGAGGAGTGCTTCCAAGCGCGCGTTAAAGAAATTCCTTATCTGGAAGAATATGCCGATACCCATGAGGAGGCATATGCGCTGGTTATTGATAGTATTGAGCAAACAGCTTTAGAAATGGAAGCGTCGGGTAAAACAATGCCGCCGCCGATTTCCACCGTTGAAGATTATAGCGGCAGGATGACATTGCGTCTCCCAAAAACACTGCATCGTTATCTAACTCATGTCGCTGAAAGCGAAGATGTAAGTTTAAATTCGTTAGTAGTTTCAGTGCTGTCCGATTTTCACGGGTTTGATGTTGGTCAGGATGCGGGAAGCAGGGGTTACTATCAGAGCGTGGCGATGAGTTATGCGGTATCTAACGCGCATATTGAGCGTAAGACTGTGCGACAGTCTGCGCTGCGTGTTGTGGGCGGTAAGAGCTATTCGCCGGCAGAAGCAGCATGA
- the lgt gene encoding prolipoprotein diacylglyceryl transferase, translating to MEQYFVWNTDPVLMRFGVLDIHWYGLLFAAAFGFGMAIMRFIFRREGKPEGDLDALLIYLGLGTVLGARLGHVLFYDPAFYFSNPAEILAIWKGGLASHGGAIGLALSLYLFCRRRSDIGYLWLLDRIAIVALLGGCLIRVGNFFNSEIAGVPTDIPWAIVFSRIDTLPRHPTQLYEACVYLVMFLLMFLLYQKRRAPLEPGFLSGLFLSAVFSARFLLEFTKMHQASYDYSLPLNVGQLLSIPPVLVGLTLMVLAKRSGRKLLCEQTS from the coding sequence ATGGAGCAGTATTTTGTATGGAACACCGACCCTGTACTGATGCGGTTCGGAGTGCTCGATATCCACTGGTACGGCCTCCTGTTCGCAGCCGCGTTTGGCTTCGGTATGGCGATCATGAGGTTTATCTTCAGACGAGAAGGTAAGCCTGAGGGTGACCTGGACGCTCTGCTGATCTATCTCGGCTTGGGTACAGTGCTCGGCGCCCGGCTTGGGCACGTGCTGTTTTACGATCCAGCGTTTTACTTCAGCAATCCTGCGGAAATCCTAGCCATCTGGAAAGGCGGTCTAGCAAGCCACGGCGGCGCTATTGGACTCGCCCTTAGCCTCTATCTATTCTGCCGACGTCGTTCCGACATAGGCTATCTCTGGCTGCTGGACAGGATTGCCATAGTAGCTCTTTTGGGCGGCTGCCTGATCAGAGTGGGCAATTTCTTCAATTCTGAGATCGCCGGTGTTCCGACGGATATTCCGTGGGCAATTGTATTCTCCCGAATTGATACGCTGCCTAGGCACCCCACACAACTCTATGAAGCATGCGTCTATCTTGTAATGTTTTTGCTGATGTTCTTGCTGTACCAGAAACGCCGCGCCCCCCTGGAACCGGGGTTCCTGAGCGGGTTGTTTTTGTCAGCAGTTTTCTCGGCGAGATTCCTGCTTGAATTCACCAAGATGCACCAAGCCAGCTATGACTATTCCCTGCCACTAAACGTTGGCCAACTGTTGAGCATTCCGCCTGTTCTCGTCGGGCTAACGCTCATGGTTCTAGCCAAACGGAGTGGCAGAAAATTGCTATGTGAGCAAACGAGTTAG